ACAAAGCGATCATCAATTTGAGCTAAATTACCCAATACAATTGTTCGACAGTTTTTGCCACCACGACTAAGCATTCCCTTCATTTGCACTCTAGTCATATTTTGTGCCTCATCAATAATTAAAACGGCATCATCTATAGAGCGTCCTCGAAAATACGCCATAGATGTAAATTCTATATTAGCTCTATCAATAATATGCTCAACCGTAGCGCGAGTACTCTTTTCATCATCACCATCTCCTGAATGCATTGAGATCAATGCATCTGTAACACCAGCTAAAAGTGGTAATGACTTTTCAGTTAAATCCCCCGGCAAAAATCCGGGGTCATCGTCCATAAAGTCTCGACTCCTTACAACAACAATCTTTTTATACTGTTTTGACTCCAAGACTTGATGCAATCCAGCCGCAATCGCTAAAAAAGTTTTACCAGAACCAGCAGGGCCAAGGATGATATTTAAATCATAGAATGGGTCTGTTAATTGACTAAGAGCCACAGATTGTCGAGGGTTTTTGGGTAAAATCCCCCAAATTTTTCCCTGTTGTCTTGGTAATAATTTAGTATAAACACTTCCGTCAGCCACTTCGGTAACAAGTCCAACATGTCCAGCTTCATCATACCAATACATATTCTCCTGCACTTCGTCATTAAAAAAACTTGCAGGAAATTTATATACTTCTCCAGATAATTTAAAGTCCTTATCAGACTTTAAGCGATCAAATAAATCACCATCAAATGATTGGACACCTGTGTACAATAAATCAACATCAGAAATCTGGTTATCAACTAAAACATCTTCTGCATCGACTCCGATTGTTCGAGCTTTAAGACGCATATTAATATCACGACTAACTATTGTGACACTTTGCTTAAGCTCTTTCTGCATATGCAGCGCGTAATTAATAATACGATTGTCTGCATCACTACCTATTGCATGTTTCAACTCATCTGCAAAATCTATTTGAGTATCGATTCCAATAAATAATTTACCACGCTTAGCTGATTCAGTTGACGGCAATTCAATGCCTTTTTCCATTTCTTCAGATGTATGACCGTTAATGATATCTTCTAGCATTCTAATAACAGCACGAGCATCTTGACTAACATTTTTGTCAGTTCGCTCTTTTAAATTATCTAGCTCTTCAAGAACAGTTAAACAAATATAGATATCATCTTTATATGCAAGAAGGCTTTTGGGGTCATGTACTAAAGCAGAAGTATCTAGTATGCGGGGATTTCTATTTTCATTTGAATTTTTCATTATGCTGCTACTCCCCAAATTGAGTCGTTACTAGACTTTGTGGTGTACTCTTCTTGTAAATTACAAATATTTAGTAAAGGTTTGATATTGTAAGGCTGCTTAGAGTAGTTAAGAAAATCAATTTTTTTGGTAATTCTTTTTACTTTCCCTACAGGCCAATAAAAATACAGGGATAAAAACTTTAATTTTTTTGCAATTCGGGGTTGTAAAATAACAATAGCATTCTGGATGCTGCGACCACGCATAAAGTTGACTGACTTAAACTGAATATTGGCTTTCTCCATGATGTAACTCATCGAGCCTTTGACGTTTTCATCATTCTTATGCAGCACCTCCAATGAATCTGTGATGGCTGCTAACCATGGCGCCATCTTTTCCTCTTCGGTACCGGGTAAAAATCCTATGGATTCTGCAATTTCTGGCGTGCTTCGGGTCACGATGATTTTGTCGTACATATTTTTTTCAATCACCATTTCCAGTGCAGCCGCCAGTGCGAGTAAGGTTTTTCCGCTACCGGCAGGACCGGTTAAAATAACTAAATCAATATGGGGATCAAGCAGGGCATGTAACGCCATGCCTTGACCAATATTCTTCGGCGTGATCCCCCAAGCAGAGCGCCCCATGAGCCGCTCGAAGCCCAAGTCTAAGACATCTATAGTGTCCTCTGTCATAGACTCCACTATGCCAGCAAACTGCCGCTCTTCATCAATTAAAAATTCGTTAATATAAGCCTCAGGCAGAACCTTTTTATCAATCACATGAATAGTGTCCCGGCCTTCAGTACGACTATCAACAGAATTGACGTTTTGCCAAAATTCACCGGGGAAAGTGTGGTATCCCTTGGATAAATATTTGATATCGCTGATCAGTTGGTCGGTTCGATAATCCTCAACATGTGCCAGTCCCGCGCCCTTGGCTTTAAGTCGCATATTTATATCTTTGGTGACCAACACAACTTGGCGGGGATGCTTAATTTTCTGTAAATGTAAGGATGCATTAATGATGCGGTTGTCATTTTCGTTACTGGTAAATACCTGCACATCAATGGGCAGACCATGGTCGGCAAATATCGACAGACTCCCCGTAGGTGCCGTTGGTCCGGAACCGAGTCC
Above is a window of Aliiglaciecola sp. LCG003 DNA encoding:
- a CDS encoding PhoH family protein; this encodes MPEKKVVQTKIYVLDTNILLHEPLAFLSFKEHDVVVPMTVLEELDYIKDSKKDVARDARVSIRAMEDLLHEATPEDMLAGVSMQGLGSGPTAPTGSLSIFADHGLPIDVQVFTSNENDNRIINASLHLQKIKHPRQVVLVTKDINMRLKAKGAGLAHVEDYRTDQLISDIKYLSKGYHTFPGEFWQNVNSVDSRTEGRDTIHVIDKKVLPEAYINEFLIDEERQFAGIVESMTEDTIDVLDLGFERLMGRSAWGITPKNIGQGMALHALLDPHIDLVILTGPAGSGKTLLALAAALEMVIEKNMYDKIIVTRSTPEIAESIGFLPGTEEEKMAPWLAAITDSLEVLHKNDENVKGSMSYIMEKANIQFKSVNFMRGRSIQNAIVILQPRIAKKLKFLSLYFYWPVGKVKRITKKIDFLNYSKQPYNIKPLLNICNLQEEYTTKSSNDSIWGVAA
- a CDS encoding PhoH family protein; this encodes MKNSNENRNPRILDTSALVHDPKSLLAYKDDIYICLTVLEELDNLKERTDKNVSQDARAVIRMLEDIINGHTSEEMEKGIELPSTESAKRGKLFIGIDTQIDFADELKHAIGSDADNRIINYALHMQKELKQSVTIVSRDINMRLKARTIGVDAEDVLVDNQISDVDLLYTGVQSFDGDLFDRLKSDKDFKLSGEVYKFPASFFNDEVQENMYWYDEAGHVGLVTEVADGSVYTKLLPRQQGKIWGILPKNPRQSVALSQLTDPFYDLNIILGPAGSGKTFLAIAAGLHQVLESKQYKKIVVVRSRDFMDDDPGFLPGDLTEKSLPLLAGVTDALISMHSGDGDDEKSTRATVEHIIDRANIEFTSMAYFRGRSIDDAVLIIDEAQNMTRVQMKGMLSRGGKNCRTIVLGNLAQIDDRFVTPASSGASAAVNIYRNYEKGSILIFDEVERSSLAEFTEKHF